The Frondihabitans australicus genome includes a region encoding these proteins:
- a CDS encoding MarR family winged helix-turn-helix transcriptional regulator yields the protein MADQLTDDDWAVWDAFYSMRRRLDRALEVRLQRQSGVSAPEYEILAGLGRSADRRLRVRDIAEQIGWEKSRVSHQVTRMERRGLVQRTDCDLDARGTWVELTADGRRAMLESSRGHNAAIKEYFVDVLGGGAEAQALLAFSERVLDAIGDDAIGDDAGPDAAGTEPGA from the coding sequence ATGGCCGACCAGCTGACGGATGACGACTGGGCCGTCTGGGACGCGTTCTACTCCATGCGACGGCGGCTGGACCGCGCCCTCGAGGTGCGGCTGCAGCGGCAGTCGGGCGTCTCGGCTCCTGAGTACGAGATCCTCGCCGGGCTGGGGCGTTCGGCCGACCGCAGGCTGCGGGTGCGCGACATCGCCGAGCAGATCGGCTGGGAGAAGAGCCGCGTCAGCCACCAGGTCACGCGCATGGAGCGACGCGGTCTCGTCCAGCGCACCGACTGCGACCTCGACGCCCGCGGCACCTGGGTCGAACTGACCGCCGACGGACGCCGGGCGATGCTCGAGTCGAGCCGCGGCCACAACGCCGCGATCAAGGAGTACTTCGTCGACGTCCTCGGCGGCGGGGCCGAGGCCCAGGCGCTGCTGGCGTTCTCGGAGCGCGTCCTCGACGCGATCGGAGACGACGCGATCGGCGACGACGCCGGGCCGGATGCGGCCGGAACGGAGCCCGGCGCCTAG
- a CDS encoding pyridoxamine 5'-phosphate oxidase family protein produces MSADTATPEELQTVADVLGKARIGLLATVDQEGHVVSRPLALIDRDFDGSVWFFVQKSSHKVHDIEREPEVNVGVETSKGWLSISGTAQLTTDPQKVDELWNTGAEAWFDQGRQDPEVALLEVRAHTVESWTSTEPKAVTLFKYAKAAATGGHPENVGENTTISL; encoded by the coding sequence ATGAGCGCAGACACCGCAACGCCAGAAGAGCTCCAGACCGTCGCCGACGTGCTCGGCAAGGCGCGCATCGGCCTGCTCGCCACCGTCGACCAGGAGGGTCACGTGGTCAGTCGGCCTCTGGCGCTCATCGACCGCGACTTCGACGGATCCGTGTGGTTCTTCGTGCAGAAGAGCAGCCACAAGGTGCACGACATCGAGCGGGAGCCCGAGGTGAACGTCGGCGTCGAGACGTCGAAGGGCTGGCTCTCGATCTCCGGCACGGCGCAGCTGACGACCGACCCGCAGAAGGTCGACGAGCTCTGGAACACCGGTGCCGAGGCCTGGTTCGATCAGGGGCGGCAGGATCCCGAGGTCGCCCTGCTCGAGGTCCGCGCCCACACCGTCGAGTCGTGGACGAGCACCGAGCCGAAAGCCGTCACCCTCTTCAAGTACGCCAAGGCCGCGGCGACCGGCGGGCACCCGGAGAACGTCGGCGAGAACACGACGATCTCGCTCTAG
- a CDS encoding rhodanese-related sulfurtransferase, producing MATPKILLFYVFTPLPDPEAIRLWQRDLCRGLGLTGRIIVSKDGINGTVGGDLPYVKRYLRAFREYAPFRGVDAKWSEGTGRDFPKLSVKVRDEIVSFGAPDELRVDEAGVFGGGARLSPEGLHELLRTRPDTALFDGRNEFEARIGRFRDAVVPDVATTREFVAELDSGRYDHLKSKPIVTYCTGGVRCEVLSSLMIDRGFEEVYQLDGGIVRYGERFGDDGLWEGALHVFDGREKVEFSDHARVIGHCFACEAPSSTLVNCADAQCRERLVVCADHAVGSPLCAAHALAA from the coding sequence GTGGCGACCCCGAAGATCCTGCTCTTCTACGTGTTCACGCCGCTGCCCGACCCCGAGGCGATCCGGCTGTGGCAGCGCGACCTCTGCCGTGGGCTCGGCCTCACCGGCCGGATCATCGTCTCGAAGGACGGCATCAACGGCACCGTCGGCGGCGACCTGCCCTACGTGAAGCGCTACCTGCGGGCCTTCCGCGAGTACGCCCCGTTCCGCGGGGTCGACGCGAAGTGGTCGGAGGGCACGGGCCGGGACTTCCCGAAGCTGAGCGTGAAGGTCCGCGACGAGATCGTCTCCTTCGGGGCGCCCGACGAGCTGCGGGTCGATGAGGCGGGCGTCTTCGGCGGTGGGGCGAGGCTCAGCCCGGAGGGGCTCCACGAGCTCCTGCGCACCCGGCCCGACACGGCGCTGTTCGACGGGCGCAACGAGTTCGAGGCCAGGATCGGGCGCTTCCGCGACGCCGTCGTGCCCGACGTCGCCACCACGCGCGAGTTCGTGGCCGAGCTCGACTCGGGCCGCTACGACCACTTGAAGTCGAAGCCGATCGTCACCTACTGCACCGGGGGAGTCCGCTGCGAGGTGCTCTCCTCGCTGATGATCGACCGGGGGTTCGAGGAGGTCTACCAGCTCGACGGCGGCATCGTCCGCTACGGCGAGAGATTCGGCGACGACGGCCTCTGGGAGGGCGCCTTGCACGTCTTCGACGGCCGCGAGAAGGTCGAGTTCAGCGACCACGCCCGGGTGATCGGGCACTGCTTCGCCTGCGAGGCGCCGTCGTCGACGCTCGTGAACTGCGCGGACGCGCAGTGCCGTGAACGGCTCGTGGTGTGTGCCGATCACGCAGTCGGGAGTCCGCTGTGCGCCGCCCACGCCCTTGCGGCGTAG